The proteins below are encoded in one region of Candidatus Poribacteria bacterium:
- a CDS encoding DUF1854 domain-containing protein codes for MSEEATSKSKDAPVVGSQAAPPEPPKVGDEDDFVVRYLEPDKTRLFRSPLGSPRLEIVGEVSYPRVTVRRLRPLSDPEHYVSVWIGDDREIGIIRDPAELDTDSREIIAEELGLRYFVPVIHRIVKVKERFGVHDWQAETSRGTLTFSVRGLHDNLKQIPPSRLLVTDVRGNRYDIPDVNALDAHSYVQIQRHL; via the coding sequence AAGAGCAAGGACGCGCCGGTCGTCGGGTCGCAGGCAGCGCCGCCGGAGCCGCCCAAAGTAGGGGACGAGGACGATTTCGTCGTCCGCTACCTAGAGCCCGACAAGACGCGGCTGTTCCGGTCGCCGCTGGGATCGCCCCGCCTGGAGATCGTCGGCGAGGTGAGCTACCCGCGCGTCACCGTCCGGCGGCTCCGCCCGTTGAGCGATCCGGAGCACTACGTCTCGGTCTGGATCGGCGACGACCGCGAGATCGGCATCATCCGTGACCCGGCGGAACTCGACACCGATAGCCGCGAGATCATCGCCGAGGAGCTCGGGCTCCGCTACTTCGTGCCGGTCATCCACCGGATCGTCAAGGTCAAGGAGCGCTTCGGCGTCCACGACTGGCAGGCGGAGACCTCGCGCGGAACGCTCACGTTCTCCGTGCGCGGGCTGCACGACAACCTGAAGCAGATTCCGCCGTCGCGGCTGCTGGTCACGGACGTTCGGGGGAACCGTTACGACATCCCCGACGTGAACGCCCTCGACGCGCATTCCTACGTCCAGATTCAGCGGCACCTGTAG